A part of Lacibacter sp. H407 genomic DNA contains:
- a CDS encoding VOC family protein, which yields MQQRIAQLALLVNDYDEAIVFYRDKLLFRLVEDTVLSPTKRWVVMAPPGNSNTCLLLAKAANEEQQSRVGNQTGGRVFLFLYTDDFYRDHQRMMAAGIKFVREPVAEPYGTVAVFEDLYGNLWDMIEPTEK from the coding sequence ATGCAACAACGAATTGCTCAATTGGCATTGCTGGTAAACGATTACGATGAAGCAATTGTATTTTACAGGGACAAATTACTTTTTCGGTTAGTGGAAGACACCGTGTTGTCTCCGACAAAACGATGGGTGGTTATGGCACCTCCGGGCAACAGCAATACCTGTCTATTGCTGGCAAAAGCAGCGAATGAGGAACAACAAAGCAGGGTAGGCAATCAAACGGGGGGAAGGGTATTCCTGTTTCTGTATACAGATGATTTTTATCGTGATCATCAACGGATGATGGCTGCAGGAATAAAGTTTGTAAGAGAGCCAGTAGCTGAGCCTTATGGAACTGTTGCAGTATTCGAAGATTTGTATGGAAATTTGTGGGATATGATTGAACCAACAGAAAAGTAA
- a CDS encoding heavy-metal-associated domain-containing protein: MKTILFSIALMLSTTVIGQYKKPIVAQIKTPQAQCVECKTLIERFMKTEEGVSKIVVDFRKKITTVTFLSDRTNIENIKTAIANLGFDADDITANEEVYKRLPICCKKVEDGGGPPKKN, encoded by the coding sequence ATGAAAACAATCCTTTTTTCCATTGCCCTCATGCTGTCCACTACCGTAATTGGACAATACAAGAAACCTATCGTGGCACAAATTAAAACACCGCAGGCGCAATGTGTGGAGTGCAAAACCCTCATTGAGCGGTTTATGAAAACCGAAGAAGGCGTGTCGAAAATTGTTGTGGACTTCCGAAAAAAAATTACAACCGTCACCTTCCTTAGCGACCGTACCAATATCGAAAATATCAAAACCGCCATCGCTAACCTCGGCTTTGACGCCGACGATATAACAGCAAATGAGGAAGTATACAAACGCTTACCGATCTGCTGTAAAAAAGTGGAAGATGGTGGCGGACCGCCGAAAAAGAATTAA
- a CDS encoding DUF3037 domain-containing protein yields the protein MQEKFTFEYAIIRVVPRVEREEFLNVGVIVFCKRPAFLDMKYVLDEKRILALYPKIDLEDVRQHLHAFEQISKGNKEAGPISLLDHAARFRWLTAKRSTVVQTSAVHPGICTDTEKTVVKLLEQLVVS from the coding sequence ATGCAGGAAAAATTCACATTTGAGTATGCTATCATACGTGTAGTGCCACGTGTGGAACGGGAAGAATTCCTGAATGTGGGTGTTATTGTATTCTGCAAACGCCCTGCGTTTCTTGATATGAAATATGTGCTGGATGAGAAACGGATATTGGCACTTTATCCCAAAATTGATCTTGAAGATGTTCGTCAACATTTGCATGCATTTGAACAGATCAGCAAAGGAAATAAAGAAGCCGGTCCTATTTCATTGCTCGATCATGCTGCAAGGTTTCGTTGGCTCACAGCAAAACGAAGTACGGTTGTACAAACATCGGCTGTGCATCCCGGCATTTGTACTGATACTGAAAAAACAGTAGTGAAACTATTGGAACAATTAGTGGTAAGTTAA
- a CDS encoding cold-shock protein, with translation MADTWNKKEREKKKQQTKKDKAERKQERKEAPKSKDLNDMLAYVDENGNISATPPDLSRVKKVRLEDIEIGVPKQLPTDPADLIRTGIVTFFNESKGYGFIKDLETQESVFVHVNGLKEAIKENNKVSFEVEMTPKGASAVNVKQTS, from the coding sequence ATGGCTGATACATGGAACAAAAAAGAAAGAGAAAAGAAAAAACAACAAACAAAGAAAGACAAAGCTGAGCGCAAGCAGGAACGCAAAGAAGCGCCGAAAAGCAAAGATCTGAACGACATGCTGGCGTATGTTGATGAGAATGGCAACATCTCTGCAACACCACCTGATCTAAGCAGAGTAAAGAAAGTACGTTTGGAAGATATTGAAATAGGCGTGCCAAAGCAATTGCCGACTGATCCTGCTGATCTGATCCGCACAGGTATTGTAACCTTCTTCAACGAATCAAAAGGATATGGTTTTATAAAAGACCTGGAAACTCAGGAAAGTGTGTTTGTGCATGTGAACGGGTTAAAAGAAGCCATTAAAGAAAATAACAAAGTTAGTTTTGAAGTAGAAATGACACCAAAAGGTGCAAGTGCTGTGAATGTAAAACAGACCAGTTGA
- a CDS encoding LEA type 2 family protein: METTIVMDLVYYNPNRIGFQVKRTEADVYVDDVYLGRAISDTLIRVAKKSEFVIPVRIKTDMKNLLKNAWSALSNRSVQVRASGTISAGVGGLFKTIPLAYEGRHEIGLFEPKP, encoded by the coding sequence ATGGAAACCACAATCGTGATGGATCTGGTGTATTACAATCCCAACCGGATCGGTTTCCAGGTAAAGCGAACGGAAGCAGATGTGTACGTGGATGATGTTTACCTGGGCCGGGCAATTAGCGATACGTTGATCCGTGTTGCCAAAAAGTCAGAATTTGTAATTCCTGTTCGCATTAAAACAGATATGAAAAACTTGCTGAAAAATGCATGGTCAGCACTTTCCAACCGCTCGGTACAAGTGCGGGCAAGTGGCACTATCTCTGCCGGCGTGGGCGGACTTTTTAAAACGATACCGTTGGCGTATGAAGGCCGACATGAGATCGGGTTATTTGAACCGAAGCCGTGA
- a CDS encoding 3-oxoacyl-ACP synthase III family protein: MLRSVITGTGSYIPPVIQTNSKFAEHLFYSEDHIPLTTPPAEVVEKFQQITGIEERRYASDDMTTADIGFEAAKKAIEDSGVDPETIDQLIVAHNFGNVLKHTIQTDAVPSLAGSIKHKLGIANPNCVAYDVLFGCPGWLQGVIHADAFFKAGIAKKALIIGAETLSRVIDVYDRDSMIFSDGAGAAVLEFKETAGQDTGILSASVQTHSLEEVDYINMGASFFPGSDPNVRYIKMKGRKVYEYAMKHVPAAMKDCLDKSGVSIQQLKKVFIHQANEKMDEGIIKRLYKLYNIAEPPEHIMPMSIHWLGNSSVATVPTLLDLVRRGEIKNHRLEAGDVILFASVGAGMNINAVCYCY, translated from the coding sequence ATGCTTCGCTCCGTTATTACAGGTACCGGCTCTTACATTCCTCCCGTTATACAAACCAATTCAAAATTCGCAGAACATTTATTTTATTCGGAAGATCATATACCCCTGACCACTCCACCAGCTGAAGTTGTAGAAAAATTCCAACAGATCACCGGAATCGAAGAACGCCGCTATGCGTCGGACGATATGACGACAGCTGACATAGGTTTTGAAGCAGCAAAAAAAGCAATAGAAGACAGTGGTGTTGATCCTGAAACGATTGACCAGTTGATCGTTGCCCATAACTTCGGCAATGTACTGAAGCATACCATTCAAACCGATGCAGTGCCTTCACTTGCCGGTTCCATTAAACACAAGCTCGGCATTGCAAATCCCAACTGTGTAGCATACGATGTATTGTTTGGATGCCCCGGCTGGTTGCAAGGTGTTATACATGCAGATGCATTTTTCAAAGCAGGCATTGCAAAGAAAGCATTGATCATTGGTGCAGAAACGTTATCACGGGTTATTGATGTGTACGATCGTGACAGTATGATTTTTAGTGATGGTGCAGGTGCGGCTGTTCTTGAATTCAAAGAAACAGCAGGGCAAGATACAGGTATCCTGAGTGCATCGGTTCAAACACATTCATTGGAAGAAGTGGATTATATCAATATGGGTGCTTCGTTTTTTCCGGGAAGTGATCCGAATGTGCGGTATATCAAAATGAAAGGACGAAAAGTATATGAGTATGCAATGAAGCATGTACCTGCAGCCATGAAAGATTGCCTCGATAAAAGCGGTGTTTCTATTCAGCAATTAAAAAAAGTATTCATCCACCAGGCCAATGAAAAAATGGATGAAGGAATTATCAAACGATTATACAAACTCTACAATATTGCAGAGCCGCCTGAGCACATTATGCCAATGAGCATTCATTGGTTGGGCAACAGTTCGGTTGCTACTGTTCCTACGCTACTTGATCTGGTGCGAAGAGGTGAAATAAAAAATCACCGACTGGAAGCCGGTGATGTGATTTTATTTGCATCAGTAGGTGCCGGTATGAACATCAATGCTGTTTGTTACTGTTACTGA
- a CDS encoding RNA recognition motif domain-containing protein, which produces MNIYVSNLGFNVQDADLKQMFAGYGEVSSAKVITDKFTNQSRGFGFVEMPDDAAAQKAVDELNGTTNDGRAIKVVEARPREEKPRSNRW; this is translated from the coding sequence ATGAACATTTATGTTTCCAATTTGGGTTTTAACGTACAGGATGCAGACTTAAAACAAATGTTTGCAGGTTACGGAGAAGTTTCATCAGCAAAGGTGATTACTGATAAGTTCACCAATCAAAGCAGAGGTTTCGGCTTTGTTGAAATGCCCGATGATGCTGCGGCTCAAAAAGCTGTTGATGAACTGAACGGAACGACAAATGATGGCCGTGCAATTAAGGTGGTAGAAGCAAGACCACGTGAAGAAAAACCTCGCAGTAACAGGTGGTAA
- a CDS encoding HipA family kinase — MSIQPPDIRTVQVTRYVTPLREGGSLPAIAEADDGFLYVVKFRGAGQGSKALIADVIGAELARAIGLKVPELVFAELDEAFGRMEPDEEIQDLLRASEGLNLGLHYLSGAITYDPAVTKVEPSLASKIVWLDALLMNVDRTARNTNMLTWRNELWMIDHGASLYFHHSGYSWEEQALRPFVQVKDHVLLPQATNIQETDTMLKQILIPELIRSIVSILPDTWLKDEEGILSADEIRNVYYQFLITRITHSSNFVNELINAGKIHI; from the coding sequence ATGAGCATTCAACCACCCGATATAAGAACAGTACAGGTAACACGCTATGTTACGCCTTTGCGTGAAGGTGGTTCATTGCCTGCCATCGCCGAAGCCGATGATGGATTTTTATATGTAGTAAAATTTCGTGGGGCAGGGCAGGGAAGTAAAGCGTTGATCGCAGATGTTATTGGTGCTGAACTTGCAAGAGCCATTGGTTTAAAAGTTCCGGAACTTGTTTTTGCTGAACTGGATGAAGCCTTTGGTCGCATGGAACCCGATGAAGAAATACAAGATCTGTTACGTGCAAGCGAAGGGTTGAATCTTGGTTTGCATTATTTATCGGGTGCTATTACTTACGATCCGGCTGTTACAAAAGTTGAACCTTCACTCGCTTCAAAAATTGTGTGGCTGGATGCATTGTTGATGAATGTAGATCGTACAGCACGTAACACGAACATGCTTACCTGGCGAAATGAATTGTGGATGATCGATCATGGTGCTTCATTGTATTTTCACCATTCAGGTTATAGTTGGGAAGAACAGGCGTTAAGACCGTTTGTACAGGTCAAGGATCATGTACTGTTGCCACAAGCAACAAATATTCAGGAAACAGATACAATGTTGAAACAGATATTAATTCCAGAACTCATCCGATCCATTGTTTCTATTCTTCCTGATACTTGGTTGAAAGATGAAGAAGGAATACTTTCAGCTGATGAAATAAGAAATGTTTATTATCAATTTCTCATAACAAGAATAACACATTCATCCAATTTTGTAAACGAATTGATCAATGCAGGAAAAATTCACATTTGA
- a CDS encoding DEAD/DEAH box helicase: MSFNNLQLIEPVLQALSKEGYTTPTPIQEQAIPAILQQRDLLGCAQTGTGKTAAFTIPILQLMHQHQLNNQAKGHHLQTLILTPTRELAIQIGESISSYGHFLKIRHHVIFGGVPQYSQVQAIKRGVDILVATPGRLLDLMQQGHISLNQIQFFVLDEADRMLDMGFVHDVKRIIAKLPSKRQTLFFSATMPAEIQQLANMLLNNPVKVEVTPVSSTVEMIQQSVYFVEKHNKLPLLAQLLKDEGIESLLVFTQMKHAADKLARSLNNAGIRTEAIHGNKSQNARQNALENFKKRKTRVLVATDIAARGIDIDELTHVLNYELPNVPETYVHRIGRTGRAGASGSAISFCDWGEKTFLSDIQKLIKKQIPVVKGHTYDISSMHNAPLPTTPAATSNSFGGAGRGRRYGKAFSQR, encoded by the coding sequence GTGTCATTTAACAATTTACAGCTCATTGAGCCTGTATTACAGGCCTTGAGCAAAGAAGGGTATACCACACCCACACCTATTCAAGAGCAGGCTATTCCTGCCATTTTACAACAACGTGATCTGCTTGGCTGTGCGCAAACGGGCACAGGCAAAACCGCAGCCTTTACCATTCCTATTCTTCAACTCATGCACCAGCATCAGCTGAATAACCAGGCAAAGGGACATCACCTTCAAACACTTATTCTTACACCTACACGTGAACTGGCGATCCAGATCGGTGAAAGCATCAGCTCGTACGGTCACTTTTTAAAGATCCGCCATCATGTGATCTTTGGTGGTGTGCCGCAATACAGCCAGGTGCAAGCCATCAAACGTGGTGTTGATATTCTGGTAGCTACACCCGGTCGTTTACTCGATCTGATGCAGCAAGGGCATATAAGCCTGAATCAAATACAGTTTTTTGTATTGGATGAAGCAGATCGTATGCTGGATATGGGTTTTGTGCATGATGTAAAACGCATTATTGCAAAATTGCCAAGTAAACGTCAAACCTTATTTTTCTCGGCAACCATGCCCGCTGAAATTCAACAGCTGGCAAATATGTTGCTCAACAATCCGGTGAAAGTTGAAGTAACTCCGGTTTCATCTACTGTGGAAATGATTCAGCAGTCGGTTTATTTTGTTGAGAAACATAATAAGCTCCCGTTGTTGGCGCAATTGCTGAAAGATGAAGGCATTGAGTCGTTGCTTGTGTTTACGCAAATGAAGCATGCGGCTGATAAGCTTGCACGCAGTTTAAATAATGCAGGGATTCGTACCGAAGCAATTCATGGTAACAAATCGCAGAATGCACGTCAGAATGCATTGGAAAATTTCAAGAAGCGGAAAACAAGAGTATTGGTGGCAACCGATATTGCTGCCCGTGGTATTGATATTGATGAGTTAACGCATGTGCTGAATTACGAATTACCCAATGTGCCTGAAACCTATGTACACCGTATTGGACGTACAGGACGTGCAGGGGCAAGTGGTAGTGCCATTTCGTTTTGCGATTGGGGAGAGAAGACCTTTCTAAGTGATATTCAAAAGCTGATCAAAAAACAGATCCCTGTTGTAAAAGGTCATACCTACGATATCAGTTCTATGCATAATGCGCCGCTTCCAACAACACCCGCTGCTACATCCAATTCATTTGGTGGTGCAGGCCGTGGCCGTCGTTACGGAAAAGCATTTTCGCAACGTTGA
- a CDS encoding ABC transporter ATP-binding protein → MAFLEVKGLFKKEGDADAVNGISFSQQPFQKIGIAGETGSGKTTLLKMIAGFIQPDAGEVYFKNEKVLGPLEQLIPGHSGIGYLSQHFELRNNYWVDDFLEMANKLTEEEAFQIYRVCEVEHLLKRRTHQLSGGEKQRIALARLLTGSPQLLILDEPFSNLDALHKRTMKQVIENLGNQLGITCIMVSHEPADLLAWADELLLMKEGCIIQQGSPGQLYKHPVNEYTAGLLGEYSLVDAALLHQPVTIGKKLFLRPDQFHIGSQEEHSYKGMIEAVHYRGAYYLLEVIFQAQRFFILQKDISVQKGDSLYFDISTSAPWYL, encoded by the coding sequence ATGGCTTTTTTAGAAGTAAAGGGACTGTTTAAGAAGGAAGGCGACGCTGATGCAGTGAATGGGATCAGTTTCAGTCAACAGCCGTTTCAAAAAATTGGTATTGCCGGCGAAACAGGATCGGGCAAAACTACACTATTGAAAATGATCGCAGGGTTTATTCAACCCGATGCAGGCGAAGTGTATTTTAAAAATGAAAAAGTGTTGGGGCCTTTGGAACAGTTGATTCCTGGTCATTCAGGCATTGGTTATTTATCGCAGCATTTTGAACTCAGGAATAATTATTGGGTCGATGATTTCCTTGAAATGGCGAATAAACTTACTGAAGAAGAAGCTTTTCAGATCTATCGGGTTTGTGAAGTGGAACATTTACTCAAACGTCGCACCCATCAACTTTCGGGAGGGGAGAAACAACGCATTGCTTTGGCAAGATTACTCACCGGCTCTCCGCAACTCTTAATTCTCGACGAGCCTTTTTCCAACCTTGATGCATTGCATAAACGAACAATGAAACAGGTGATTGAAAACCTGGGAAATCAACTTGGCATAACCTGCATCATGGTTTCGCATGAACCAGCTGATCTGCTTGCATGGGCCGATGAACTGCTATTGATGAAAGAAGGGTGCATTATACAACAGGGTAGTCCGGGGCAATTGTATAAACATCCGGTGAATGAATATACTGCCGGTTTATTAGGAGAATATAGTTTGGTTGATGCTGCTTTGTTACATCAACCGGTTACAATTGGAAAAAAACTTTTCTTACGCCCTGATCAGTTTCATATTGGCTCACAGGAAGAGCATTCGTATAAAGGAATGATTGAAGCAGTACATTATCGTGGTGCTTATTATTTACTGGAAGTAATTTTTCAGGCGCAACGATTTTTTATTTTACAAAAAGATATATCTGTTCAAAAAGGTGATTCTCTTTATTTTGACATCTCAACCTCTGCCCCTTGGTATTTGTAG
- a CDS encoding short-chain dehydrogenase: MKKNLAVTGGNCDQQGHIYYSTNFYSMTNDMIEKFIETKAQKNAKVNIHFKQRDTVKGVFIRTGDYEELKIKNFWRIVSITKLEEWERTKDNNLARIFNGAEFTRLSESN; this comes from the coding sequence GTGAAGAAAAACCTCGCAGTAACAGGTGGTAATTGCGATCAACAAGGGCACATTTATTATTCAACAAATTTTTACAGCATGACAAATGATATGATTGAAAAGTTCATTGAAACCAAAGCACAGAAAAACGCTAAAGTGAATATTCACTTTAAACAGCGTGATACCGTGAAAGGTGTGTTTATCCGCACAGGTGATTATGAAGAGCTGAAGATTAAAAATTTCTGGCGCATTGTTTCCATTACCAAACTGGAAGAATGGGAACGCACCAAGGATAATAATCTGGCACGCATATTCAATGGTGCAGAGTTTACACGTTTGAGTGAATCGAACTAA
- a CDS encoding NUDIX hydrolase: MYIKIYFGDKPVFLCDAIDETIHEYMHHPDAVFIDEISGPALKSLLHEIVKEEFHAGILWNEDLEKLKKAFFKLFVPVTAAGGLVENEKGEFLLIHRRGKWDLPKGKLEKGESIEACAVREVEEETGLQNLELKKLITVTYHTYDEFGKHILKDSHWYRMRVSGKQVLTPQTEEDILEVKWVKKKDLAKYLPETFPSIKDVLAMA, from the coding sequence ATGTACATCAAAATCTATTTTGGCGATAAACCGGTGTTTCTTTGCGATGCGATTGATGAAACCATTCATGAATATATGCATCACCCCGATGCTGTTTTTATTGATGAAATTTCTGGTCCGGCGTTGAAGTCATTACTGCATGAAATTGTAAAAGAAGAATTTCATGCCGGAATTTTGTGGAATGAAGATCTGGAGAAATTGAAGAAAGCATTTTTTAAACTCTTTGTACCAGTGACTGCAGCTGGTGGTTTGGTGGAGAATGAAAAAGGTGAATTTTTATTGATACACCGGAGAGGAAAATGGGATTTACCAAAAGGGAAATTAGAAAAAGGGGAAAGCATTGAAGCGTGTGCTGTACGTGAAGTAGAGGAGGAAACCGGCTTGCAAAATCTGGAGCTGAAAAAACTGATCACCGTTACCTATCATACTTACGATGAATTCGGGAAACACATACTCAAAGATTCGCATTGGTACCGAATGAGAGTAAGCGGCAAACAAGTATTGACACCGCAAACAGAAGAAGATATTCTTGAAGTAAAATGGGTGAAGAAAAAAGATCTTGCTAAATACCTTCCTGAAACATTTCCATCGATCAAGGATGTGCTGGCAATGGCTTAG
- a CDS encoding CHY zinc finger protein, giving the protein MIEVKGKPVDNQTRCTHYHSSLDIIAIKFKCCDTYYPCFYCHEETAGHKADVWSKNEFDSSAILCGVCQNEMTINEYKHSNYQCPHCSASFNPKCSNHNHLYFETE; this is encoded by the coding sequence ATGATTGAAGTAAAAGGTAAACCTGTTGACAATCAAACACGCTGCACACATTATCATTCTTCCCTTGATATAATTGCGATTAAGTTTAAATGCTGTGATACTTACTATCCCTGTTTTTATTGTCATGAAGAAACAGCCGGACATAAAGCTGACGTATGGAGTAAAAATGAATTTGACTCAAGTGCTATTCTGTGCGGCGTTTGTCAGAACGAAATGACCATCAACGAATACAAGCACAGTAATTACCAATGCCCTCATTGCAGCGCCAGTTTCAACCCCAAATGCAGCAATCATAATCATTTGTATTTTGAAACTGAATAA
- the pyrE gene encoding orotate phosphoribosyltransferase: MTNEQAVAEKLLQVKAIRLNVKEPFTWASGWKSPIYCDNRKVLSFPHVREFIKSEMCNVIFDQFPDAELLAGVATAGIAWGAMAADQLKLPYVYVRPKPKEHGLGNQIEGSFEPGQKVVVIEDLISTGKSSLEVVEVLRKAGVEVIGMVSIFTYGFDVAAAAFQKAGVEYRSLTNYPTLINLAIDKQIVEASEQEVLLKWSKDPAHWLVN, encoded by the coding sequence ATGACAAATGAACAAGCTGTTGCTGAAAAACTATTACAAGTTAAGGCCATTCGTTTAAATGTGAAAGAACCCTTTACATGGGCCAGTGGCTGGAAGAGCCCCATCTATTGCGATAACCGCAAAGTATTATCGTTTCCACATGTACGTGAGTTTATCAAAAGCGAAATGTGCAATGTGATCTTTGATCAGTTTCCTGATGCGGAGTTGTTAGCGGGTGTTGCCACAGCCGGTATTGCCTGGGGTGCCATGGCGGCTGATCAATTGAAGCTGCCGTATGTGTATGTGCGTCCCAAACCCAAAGAACACGGACTCGGAAATCAGATCGAGGGATCGTTTGAACCCGGACAAAAAGTAGTGGTAATCGAAGACCTGATCTCTACAGGGAAAAGCAGCCTCGAAGTGGTAGAAGTGCTCCGCAAAGCAGGTGTAGAAGTGATTGGTATGGTGTCCATTTTCACCTATGGGTTTGATGTGGCTGCCGCAGCCTTTCAAAAAGCAGGGGTGGAATATCGTTCCTTGACCAATTATCCTACGCTCATCAATCTGGCCATCGATAAACAAATTGTAGAAGCGTCAGAACAGGAAGTTTTGTTAAAATGGTCGAAGGATCCGGCACATTGGCTGGTTAATTGA
- a CDS encoding WbqC family protein codes for MIDFKYFGDIYYYSSFIDLSNIKYSSCEPYQRGLQLNRMRLMGANGPLLLTVPLVGGRAPKQKIRDLQIGYAEPWQRIHWRGIHDNYRKAPWFDDYAPELEQLFQLKEKFLLDLNLKTAEWCLKKLKLKLDILAVEEVELGEEKYPLPKTGLQPERTNDPSYQQVFTDRHGFVPNLCILDLLLCEGPLAMDYLRRINYSEG; via the coding sequence ATGATTGATTTTAAATATTTTGGAGATATTTACTACTATTCAAGTTTTATTGATTTGTCAAATATAAAATATTCATCATGTGAGCCCTATCAAAGAGGCCTTCAATTGAATCGAATGCGGTTGATGGGAGCAAATGGTCCCCTTCTCCTAACCGTGCCGCTGGTGGGCGGCAGAGCCCCGAAACAGAAAATCAGGGATTTGCAGATCGGTTATGCCGAACCTTGGCAACGGATCCATTGGCGGGGTATCCACGACAATTACCGGAAGGCTCCCTGGTTCGACGATTATGCACCAGAGCTAGAGCAGCTGTTTCAGTTAAAGGAAAAATTTCTGCTCGACCTGAATCTGAAAACGGCGGAATGGTGTTTGAAAAAATTGAAACTGAAGCTTGACATTCTGGCGGTTGAAGAAGTGGAGTTGGGAGAGGAAAAGTATCCGTTACCTAAAACTGGGCTGCAACCAGAGCGAACTAATGATCCTTCCTATCAACAGGTTTTTACAGACCGGCATGGCTTTGTTCCAAATCTCTGCATCCTTGATCTGTTACTTTGCGAAGGACCGCTTGCAATGGATTATCTCCGCCGGATAAATTATTCCGAAGGTTGA